The Pseudomonas alkylphenolica genomic sequence CCAATACGATCGGAGAGGATGCCGGCGATCCAGCCGCCCAGCGCCGAGGCAATCAGGGTACTGGTGTGGATCAACCCGGCTTCGGCGGTGGTGATGCCCCACAGCATGATCAGGGTGGGGATGACGAAGCTGAGCATCTGGGTGTCCATGCCATCCAGGCCGTAGCCGATCTTGCAGCTCCAGAAAGTCCGTCGTTCCTGTTTGTTGATGTTGCGGTACCAGTCGAAGGGACCGGCCACTGAACTGGATTTGGCCTGGTGCTGCACGCCCGATGGGTTCATGGTTGCCTCAGCTTGTTGGTATTGTTTTAAAGGCGGCGATCTTTGTCGCAACCGTGACCGACATTTTTCGATGGCCTCGGGTTATCGTCCAACGAGAAAAACCAGCGGTCTGGCATAAGAAAAATTTGATCAGTGAGCGCAGCATGAACCTCAAGTTCCTCGAAACCTTTGTCTGGGTGGCCCGGCTCAAGAGCTTTCGCCTGACCGCAGAAAAGCTCTTCACCACCCAGGCGTCGATCTCCAGCCGCATCGCCGCGCTTGAGGCCGACCTCGGGGTCAAGCTGCTGCTGCGCGATTCACGCGGGGTCAGTCTGACGCCCGAGGGCAGCAAGGTGCTCGAGTACGCCGAGCAGATGCTCGACACCGCCAAGGCGCTCAAGCAGTCGCTGGACAGCGACCGGACCAAGGTTGGGCGGATACGCCTGGGGGTGATGGACACGGTGATCCATACCTGGATGAGCCCGCTGGTCTCGGAACTGATGGAGCGCTATCCACAGGTAGAAATCGAACTGGTCGCCGATACTGCGCTCAATTTGCGCGAACAGCTGCAAAAAGGCTTTCTCGATGTGATCCTGCAAACCGACCTGCTACGCCAGGAATCGATCCGCAGCCTGGACCTGGCGCGCTACCCGATGGGCTGGATTGTCGCCAGCCAGTCGATCTACAACCGCGACTATACCTCGCTCGCCGAGCTGGCCCGTGAGCGCATCGTGACCTTTTCGAAAAACTCCCGGCCGCACCAGGAAGTGCTCAGCCTGCTGCAGGCCGAAGGCGTCAGCGCACCGCGCCTGAACTGTGTGAACTCGGTGGCGGCGATCACCCGCTTGCTGCGTGACGGCTTCGGCATCGGCGCCCTGCCGCCTGCGCTGGTCAGCGAAGAGCTGGCCAGGGGTGAACTAGTCCTGCTGCCGCTGGTGCAGCAGCCACCGAGCCTGGAGCTGGTGGTGGCCTGGCAGACCGGGGTCGAGCTGGTCGATGAGGTGGTGGCGCTGTGTCGCAATGTGCTGGAACGCTACGCCGCCAATGCCGGGCCCGAGCGGATCAAGCTGGTCTAGCGCCAGCTCTCCGCCACCGGTTTGCGCCGCCCGCCAAGCACTACCCAACCGATCAGCAACAACAGGCTTTCCACCAGCAGCGCCAGCAGCAACGCACAGCTCAGGCCCCAGGCCAGCGCCTCGGGGGCCAAGAGAATCTGGTAGCTGTAGCCGTTGAGGGTTTCTTCGCGCAGCTGGCTGTCGGCGCGCACCAGCACATGCCAGGTCCGCTCCAGCCAGGGGCCCTGGAGGATCTGCCACTCGCGCTCGAACTGGCGATTGCGGATCAGCAGGCTGTCGATGCTGTTGGCATCGCTGTTGAACACCGGATCGTCGCTGCTGCGGTAGTGACGCACCAGCGCCTGCAGATCGCCATTGAAGAAGCGCCTGGCGGTGGCCTCGAAGCCCTTGAGCCCTTCGCGAGATTCCAGCAGGTGCGCCTCGACCCGCTGGCTGTAGTCATTGATCAGGCCAGGTACCTGCACCCCTACCAGCAACCCGAAGGTGAACAGCAGCAACCGCAGATAACTTCTGAACATGGGCTATCCCTTAGCGTTGTCCCTGGGCGATACATTCACCACGGCGCCACAGGCCCCACTGGCCGGGCTCGTAGCGCTGCCAGGTTTCGTTCTCGGTCAGCGCCTCGGTGGCAATAACCGTGACCACGTCATTGGGGGTGGTTTCGGCCTGGAAGTCGACGATCATGTCGACGTCCTTGAGGCGCGCCGGCCCGAACGGTGCCCGGCGGGTGATATGCACAAGCTTGGTCGAGCAGAAACAGAACAACCAGTTGCCGTCGCTGAGCAGGCAGTTGAACACGCCCTTGCTACGGTACTCGGCGCAGGCCTCGACCAGCACCGGCAGCAGCACTTCAACCGGCACCGGCTCCGGGAACGCCTCGCGTACCCGATTGAGCAGGTCGCAAAAAGCCGCTTCGCTGTCGGTATCACCAATCGGCCGATAGAAGCTGGCCTGGCCCTGGAACTCGCCGAGTTGCCCGTTATGGGCGAAACACCAGTTGCGCCCCCACAGCTCGCGGACAAACGGATGGGTGTTGGACAGGCAGACCTTGCCGACATTGGCCTGGCGAATGTGGCCGATCACCACCTCGCTCTTGATCGGATACCGCTGCACCAGGTTGGCCACTTCCGACTCGCAGCTCGCCGCCGGGTCCTGGAACAGGCGCAGGCCACGGCCTTCGTAGAAACCGATACCCCAGCCATCGCGGTGCGGGCCCGTGCGCCCACCGCGCTGCATCAGCCCGGTGAAGCTGAAAACGATGTCGGTCGGCACATTGGCACTCATGCCCAGTAGTTCACACATGCTTGACTGCTCCCGGGCACACCCTACAAGCGCGGCTCAACCCGCGAACGATTGCCGCCCAGTGGTGCTTCAGGCGGGTTGCGGTAGCGATCACTGCTGTTGGCGGCAAACGACTCGTCGACCAACGCTTCTTCGGCATCACGTTTGGCGGCCGCTTCGGCCTGCTCGCGACGGGCCTTGGCGCGTTTTTCCAGCGGCCAGCGCAG encodes the following:
- a CDS encoding DUF2937 family protein; the encoded protein is MFRSYLRLLLFTFGLLVGVQVPGLINDYSQRVEAHLLESREGLKGFEATARRFFNGDLQALVRHYRSSDDPVFNSDANSIDSLLIRNRQFEREWQILQGPWLERTWHVLVRADSQLREETLNGYSYQILLAPEALAWGLSCALLLALLVESLLLLIGWVVLGGRRKPVAESWR
- a CDS encoding LysR family transcriptional regulator; amino-acid sequence: MNLKFLETFVWVARLKSFRLTAEKLFTTQASISSRIAALEADLGVKLLLRDSRGVSLTPEGSKVLEYAEQMLDTAKALKQSLDSDRTKVGRIRLGVMDTVIHTWMSPLVSELMERYPQVEIELVADTALNLREQLQKGFLDVILQTDLLRQESIRSLDLARYPMGWIVASQSIYNRDYTSLAELARERIVTFSKNSRPHQEVLSLLQAEGVSAPRLNCVNSVAAITRLLRDGFGIGALPPALVSEELARGELVLLPLVQQPPSLELVVAWQTGVELVDEVVALCRNVLERYAANAGPERIKLV
- a CDS encoding class II glutamine amidotransferase, which produces MCELLGMSANVPTDIVFSFTGLMQRGGRTGPHRDGWGIGFYEGRGLRLFQDPAASCESEVANLVQRYPIKSEVVIGHIRQANVGKVCLSNTHPFVRELWGRNWCFAHNGQLGEFQGQASFYRPIGDTDSEAAFCDLLNRVREAFPEPVPVEVLLPVLVEACAEYRSKGVFNCLLSDGNWLFCFCSTKLVHITRRAPFGPARLKDVDMIVDFQAETTPNDVVTVIATEALTENETWQRYEPGQWGLWRRGECIAQGQR